In one Cyclopterus lumpus isolate fCycLum1 chromosome 24, fCycLum1.pri, whole genome shotgun sequence genomic region, the following are encoded:
- the LOC117727500 gene encoding heparan sulfate glucosamine 3-O-sulfotransferase 5, with product MLFKQQALLRQKLFVLGSLAIGSVLYLVARVGTLDRLQPICPIESRLPPPDPEQIPLRTLQFKRGLLHELRKGNATKEQIRLHNLVQQLPQAIIIGVRKGGTRALLEMLNLHPAVVKASQEIHFFDNDQNYARGIDWYREKMPFSFPHQITIEKSPAYFITEEVPERIFKMNSSIKLLIIVREPTTRAVSDYTQVLEGKERKNKTYHKFEKLAVDSGTCEVNTKYKAVRTSIYTKHLERWLKYFPVEQFHIVDGDRLITDPLPELQLVERFLNLPSRISQYNLYFNATRGFYCLRFNIVFNKCLAGSKGRIHPEVDPSVVTKLQKFFHPFNQKFYQITGRTFNWP from the exons ATGCTATTCAAACAGCAGGCATTGCTGAGACAGAAGCTCTTCGTTCTGGGCAGCCTCGCAATCGGAAGTGTCCTCTATCTCGTGGCCAGGGTTGGGACCTTGGATAG GCTACAGCCCATTTGCCCCATTGAGAGCCGACTGCCCCCTCCAGATCCCGAGCAAATCCCTCTCCGCACCCTGCAGTTTAAGCGCGGCCTGCTCCATGAACTGCGCAAGGGCAATGCCACCAAAGAGCAAATCCGCCTGCACAACCTGGTCCAGCAGCTTCCGCAGGCCATCATCATCGGGGTGCGCAAAGGGGGCACCCGCGCCCTGCTGGAGATGCTCAACCTGCATCCGGCGGTGGTCAAGGCCTCGCAGGAGATCCACTTCTTCGACAATGACCAAAACTACGCCCGGGGCATCGACTGGTACCGGGAGAAAATGCCCTTCTCCTTCCCCCACCAGATTACCATCGAGAAGAGCCCCGCCTACTTCATCACGGAGGAGGTCCCCGAACGCATCTTCAAGATGAACTCCTCCATCAAGCTTCTGATCATCGTCCGCGAGCCCACCACCAGAGCGGTGTCCGACTACACGCAGGTGCTGGAGGGCAAGGAGCGCAAAAACAAGACCTACCACAAGTTCGAGAAGCTGGCCGTGGACTCCGGCACCTGCGAGGTGAACACAAAGTACAAAGCGGTGCGGACGAGCATCTACACCAAACACTTGGAGCGCTGGCTGAAGTATTTCCCCGTGGAGCAGTTCCACATCGTGGACGGGGACCGCCTCATCACGGACCCGCTGCCCGAGCTGCAGCTCGTCGAGCGCTTCCTCAACCTGCCCTCGAGAATCAGCCAGTACAACCTGTACTTCAACGCCACCAGGGGATTTTACTGCCTGCGATTTAACATTGTCTTCAACAAGTGCCTGGCGGGCAGCAAGGGCCGCATCCATCCGGAGGTGGACCCGTCGGTGGTGACTAAACTGCAGAAGTTCTTCCACCCCTTCAATCAGAAGTTCTACCAGATCACTGGTAGGACATTCAACTGGCCATGA